One part of the Chloroflexi bacterium ADurb.Bin180 genome encodes these proteins:
- the ydhV_9 gene encoding putative oxidoreductase YdhV gives MLGGYAGKLLFVDLTTGSIQEEKLDEEMARLFVGGYGIGARVLYSRMKPGVDPLGPDNIVGFLAGPLTGTGAFFSGRWTIVCKSPVTGGWNDANSGGFFGPELKKAGYDGVFVSGASKKPVMIWINDGKVEIRDASKVWGLDAKETQAALEKELDPKVRAACIGPAGEHLSLIAAVMNDGHRAAARGGPGAVMGSKKLKAVAVRGTGDVKVADPARLREINRSVSAAIKTGGMMGWAGGFQELGTGSFTAASALIGDSPVKNWGGVGVVDFGEEKANALGAAEMDQKYKTKKFACANCPLGCGAEYEVKGGMWPLAQTERPEYETAAAFGVLMLNGNVEAMLKCNEICNRAGLDTISAGMTVAWAIECYENEVLNREETGGLELKWGNGEAIVAATQALADGTGFGKVLQLGSRAAADKLGKGHEYLQTAQGIELPMHDPRNCPGYARTYQHDPTPGRHVKGSIAMVQMMAGPEKYIPEDTGFFETVMTSSTEFLNAIGLCAFAMFTGVQTMNYNMLEAVTGWPVKAVDQTRTGMRILNMRHVFNLREGITPAKANIPARAIGVPPLEAGPLAGATVNAKRLGENFFHWMGWDLETGKPSRRMLELFGGMDDVVKDLYGA, from the coding sequence ATGCTAGGCGGATACGCAGGCAAGCTGCTGTTTGTGGATCTGACGACGGGCAGCATCCAGGAGGAAAAACTGGACGAAGAGATGGCCCGCCTCTTTGTCGGCGGCTATGGCATCGGGGCGCGGGTGCTATACAGCCGGATGAAGCCCGGTGTCGATCCTCTCGGCCCGGATAACATCGTGGGCTTTCTGGCCGGCCCGCTGACGGGCACTGGGGCGTTCTTCAGCGGCCGCTGGACCATCGTCTGCAAGTCGCCGGTCACCGGCGGCTGGAACGACGCCAACTCCGGCGGCTTTTTCGGGCCGGAGCTGAAAAAGGCCGGCTACGACGGCGTGTTTGTGTCCGGCGCCTCGAAAAAGCCGGTCATGATCTGGATCAACGACGGCAAGGTCGAGATCCGCGACGCCTCCAAGGTGTGGGGGCTGGATGCCAAAGAGACGCAGGCCGCCTTGGAGAAAGAGCTGGACCCCAAGGTGCGTGCGGCATGCATCGGGCCGGCGGGCGAGCACCTTTCGCTGATCGCGGCCGTCATGAACGACGGCCACCGCGCCGCCGCCCGCGGCGGTCCAGGCGCGGTGATGGGCTCCAAGAAGCTGAAGGCCGTCGCCGTGCGCGGCACCGGCGACGTCAAGGTGGCCGACCCGGCGCGGCTGCGGGAGATCAACCGCTCTGTCAGCGCCGCCATCAAGACCGGCGGCATGATGGGCTGGGCCGGGGGGTTCCAGGAGCTGGGCACCGGCTCCTTCACCGCCGCCTCGGCCCTGATCGGCGACAGCCCGGTCAAGAACTGGGGCGGCGTGGGCGTCGTCGACTTTGGCGAGGAAAAGGCCAACGCTCTGGGCGCAGCCGAGATGGACCAGAAGTACAAGACCAAGAAGTTCGCCTGCGCCAACTGCCCGCTGGGCTGCGGCGCGGAGTACGAGGTCAAGGGCGGCATGTGGCCGCTGGCCCAGACCGAGCGGCCCGAGTACGAGACGGCGGCCGCCTTCGGCGTCCTGATGCTCAACGGGAACGTGGAGGCCATGCTCAAGTGCAACGAGATCTGCAACCGGGCGGGCCTGGACACCATCTCCGCGGGCATGACCGTCGCCTGGGCCATCGAGTGCTACGAGAACGAGGTGCTCAACCGCGAGGAGACCGGCGGGCTGGAGCTCAAGTGGGGCAACGGCGAGGCGATCGTCGCCGCCACCCAGGCGCTGGCCGACGGCACCGGCTTTGGCAAGGTGCTGCAGCTCGGCTCGAGGGCAGCGGCCGACAAGCTGGGCAAGGGCCACGAATACCTGCAGACGGCACAGGGCATCGAGCTGCCCATGCACGATCCCAGGAACTGCCCCGGCTATGCCCGCACCTACCAGCATGACCCCACGCCCGGCCGCCACGTCAAGGGCAGCATCGCCATGGTGCAGATGATGGCCGGCCCGGAAAAGTACATCCCGGAGGACACCGGTTTCTTCGAGACCGTGATGACTTCCAGCACCGAGTTCCTGAACGCCATCGGGCTGTGCGCTTTCGCCATGTTCACCGGCGTGCAGACCATGAACTACAACATGCTGGAGGCGGTGACCGGCTGGCCGGTCAAGGCCGTGGACCAGACGCGCACGGGCATGCGCATCCTGAACATGCGCCACGTCTTTAACCTGCGCGAGGGCATCACGCCGGCCAAGGCCAACATCCCGGCCCGCGCCATCGGCGTGCCCCCGCTGGAGGCCGGCCCGCTAGCCGGCGCAACCGTCAACGCCAAGCGCCTCGGGGAGAATTTCTTCCACTGGATGGGCTGGGACCTCGAGACCGGCAAGCCCAGCCGCCGCATGTTGGAGCTGTTCGGCGGCATGGACGACGTGGTCAAGGACCTCTACGGAGCCTAG
- a CDS encoding ThiS family protein — MKVTVKFFSYAILAGTSMSVLELPEGATLAGLTSLLAERFPGVFPQAERAIYLVNHQTGSRDTRLKDGDQILMLQVLGGG; from the coding sequence GTGAAGGTAACCGTCAAGTTTTTCTCCTACGCGATCCTCGCCGGGACGAGCATGAGCGTGCTTGAGCTGCCGGAGGGAGCGACCCTGGCCGGACTGACCAGCTTGCTCGCGGAGCGGTTTCCCGGCGTCTTTCCCCAGGCCGAGCGTGCGATCTACCTCGTCAATCACCAGACCGGCAGCCGCGACACACGCCTGAAGGATGGCGATCAGATCCTCATGCTGCAGGTGCTCGGAGGCGGGTAG
- the moeB_2 gene encoding Molybdopterin-synthase adenylyltransferase translates to MEKPVVPLTGYDQVRYQRQMLLPEWGEAGQSKLKASSVFIAGAGGLGSPVSCYLAVAGVGEIRICDADNVELSNLNRQILHSDARIGEPKAASAEKTLKELNPVIRVIPSSDRLTVHNVDRIVGNPDIVVDCLDNYETRFVLNAYCIRHDISLVHGVVWGMLGQVTFLHPPEDPCPRCIFPEAPPAERVPVVGATPGLVGCIQALEVLKYLTGIGTPLTGRLLIVDGAAMSFDRLTVERRPSCPDCGTLDGSLFRTTE, encoded by the coding sequence GTGGAAAAGCCTGTGGTTCCCCTGACCGGCTACGACCAGGTCCGATATCAGCGGCAAATGCTGCTGCCGGAGTGGGGCGAAGCCGGCCAATCGAAGCTCAAGGCTTCTTCTGTCTTCATTGCAGGCGCCGGAGGGCTGGGCAGTCCTGTGTCGTGCTACCTGGCGGTCGCCGGCGTCGGAGAGATCCGAATCTGCGATGCGGACAATGTCGAGTTGTCCAACCTCAACCGGCAGATCCTGCACTCCGACGCGAGGATCGGCGAGCCAAAAGCAGCCTCGGCGGAGAAGACGCTGAAGGAGCTGAACCCGGTAATCCGAGTGATTCCTTCCTCCGATCGTCTGACGGTCCACAACGTAGACCGGATCGTGGGCAATCCGGATATCGTGGTGGATTGCCTCGACAACTATGAAACCAGGTTTGTCCTGAACGCCTACTGCATCAGGCACGACATCTCCCTGGTGCACGGTGTCGTCTGGGGCATGCTGGGACAGGTCACGTTTTTACATCCGCCAGAAGATCCGTGCCCGAGGTGTATCTTTCCCGAGGCGCCGCCTGCCGAACGCGTGCCTGTGGTCGGCGCGACTCCTGGCCTGGTGGGGTGCATTCAGGCCCTCGAAGTCCTCAAGTACCTGACCGGAATCGGCACTCCCCTCACAGGCAGGTTGCTGATCGTGGATGGCGCAGCGATGAGCTTCGATCGGCTCACCGTAGAGCGGAGGCCATCCTGCCCTGACTGCGGTACCTTGGACGGGTCTCTCTTTCGAACAACCGAATAG
- a CDS encoding Peptidase family M54 codes for MRRESGKPASAVTLVPMGRLPPELLRWLQERLHETLRRPVSVGKPVGLPPAAYHAQRQQYIGEAILAALRPLPLPPGTQAVALVDGDCYTPGLNFVFGQAARGGMMAFVALPRLRQSFYGLPEDPALFQERVLKEVIHELGHTWNLPHCPDARWR; via the coding sequence ATGAGAAGAGAATCTGGGAAGCCGGCATCGGCTGTCACTTTGGTGCCCATGGGACGCCTGCCCCCCGAGCTGCTGCGTTGGCTGCAGGAGCGGCTGCACGAGACGCTGCGCCGGCCGGTCAGCGTTGGCAAGCCGGTCGGCCTGCCACCCGCAGCCTACCACGCACAACGCCAGCAGTACATCGGTGAGGCCATCCTGGCTGCGCTGCGCCCGCTTCCTCTGCCGCCGGGCACACAAGCGGTGGCCCTCGTCGACGGCGACTGCTACACTCCGGGGCTCAACTTCGTCTTCGGCCAGGCCGCCCGCGGCGGCATGATGGCCTTTGTCGCGCTGCCCAGGCTGCGGCAATCGTTCTATGGCCTGCCTGAGGACCCTGCCCTGTTCCAGGAACGGGTTCTGAAGGAAGTGATCCACGAGCTGGGGCATACCTGGAACCTGCCCCACTGCCCCGACGCGCGGTGGCGTTAG